Proteins encoded within one genomic window of Equus przewalskii isolate Varuska chromosome 3, EquPr2, whole genome shotgun sequence:
- the LOC103541835 gene encoding thyrotropin-releasing hormone receptor-like, with translation MEADTSWSSLFSPPPEPGQPPWKTGASWVSLAHGDAVLYRIEYKMVAVFLVLLVCVVGIVGNAMVVLVVLTMRDMPTPTNCYLVSLALADLTVLVAAGLPNVSDSLAGQWVYGHAGCLGITYLQYLGINASSCSILAFTVERYIAICHPMRAQTVCTVARAERIIAAVWGVTSVYCLAWFFLVDLSVSEGRGLECGYKVSRSLYLPIYLLDFAVFFVTPLLAATVLYGLIGRMLLRSSLPHPPHRGGSNTWRGAGTAERQPRGPGGGTGGSCPASRGFPSSRKQVTKMLVVVVLLFAVLWLPYRTLVLLNSFVARPVLDPWVLLFCRTCVYANSAINPVVYSLMSRKFRAAFWRLCRCGAEERQRPSAHLTSTSHSVVRETPQTTQPGRGEAAGPPPPQQEPCFSAV, from the exons ATGGAGGCGGACACCTCCTGGAGCTCCCTCTTTTCACCTCCCCCAGAGCCTGgtcagccaccatggaaaacggGAGCAAGCTGGGTGTCACTGGCGCATGGTGATGCTGTCCTGTACCGGATCGAATATAAGATGGTTGCGGTCTTCCTGGTGCTCCTGGTGTGCGTGGTGGGCATTGTGGGCAATGCCATGGTGGTCCTGGTGGTGCTGACCATGCGGGACATGCCCACGCCCACCAACTGCTACCTGGTCAGCCTGGCCCTGGCTGACCTCACCGTGCTGGTGGCTGCAGGGCTGCCCAACGTCTCTGACAGCTTGGCCGGGCAGTGGGTCTACGGGCACGCTGGCTGCCTGGGCATCACCTACTTGCAGTATCTGGGCATCAAcgcctcctcctgctccatcctggcATTCACCGTGGAGAG GTACATCGCCATCTGCCACCCGATGCGCGCGCAGACCGTGTGCACCGTGGCCCGGGCCGAGCGGATCATCGCGGCCGTGTGGGGGGTCACGTCCGTCTACTGCCTGGCCTGGTTCTTCCTGGTGGACCTCAGCGTCAGCGAGGGCCGGGGCCTGGAGTGCGGCTACAAGGTGTCCCGCAGCCTCTACCTGCCCATCTACCTGCTGGACTTTGCCGTCTTCTTCGTCACACCGCTGCTGGCGGCCACGGTCCTCTACGGGCTCATTGGGAGAATGCTGCTCCGcagctccctgccccacccaccccaccgcGGGGGCAGCAACACCTGGCGGGGGGCAGGAACTGCGGAGAGGCAGCCCCGTGGGCCAGGCGGAGGTACGGGGGGCAGCTGCCCCGCGTCTAGAGGCTTCCCGTCCTCCCGGAAGCAG GTCACCAAGATGCTGGTGGTGGTTGTGCTGCTCTTCGCCGTCCTGTGGCTGCCCTACCGCACGCTCGTGCTGCTCAACTCCTTCGTGGCCCGGCCTGTCCTGGACCCCTGGGTCCTCCTGTTCTGCCGCACCTGCGTCTACGCCAACAGCGCCATCAACCCTGTCGTCTACAGCCTCATGTCCCGGAAGTTCCGGGCAGCCTTCTGGAGGCTGTGCCGGTGTGGGGCGGAGGAGCGGCAGAGGCCCTCGGCCCACCTCACCTCTACCAGCCACAGCGTGGTCCGGGAGACCCCCCAGACGACGCAGCCCGGCAGGGGCGAGGCGGCCGGGCCCCCACCACCGCAGCAGGAGCCTTGTTTCAGCGCTGTCTGA